A genome region from Paludibacterium sp. B53371 includes the following:
- the yqeC gene encoding selenium cofactor biosynthesis protein YqeC, producing the protein MYHFENAIHVQSCPDEASWLACLGPLTPGDCRLISLCGAGGKTSTLFWLARVLQQRGLNVLLSTTTRMYLPTADQVTRLHFGPCPPVPAGGTQAWFAGHDASSGKVIGLAPAQLDELRLQRRFDVILVEADGAHQKLFKVPAQHEPCIPAGSDVVISLLGSALLGTALTPDRVHRWDALQSLTGIVHGQPLDWALLDGLLSHPQGLFKGCPDKARRIWFVHGEHQHESAWLADLARLLSRHPALTAIWQGAVRETPAIRHLLLPTPAPQSRTS; encoded by the coding sequence ATGTATCACTTTGAGAATGCCATCCATGTCCAGTCCTGCCCGGACGAAGCCAGCTGGCTGGCTTGCCTGGGGCCGCTGACACCCGGCGACTGCCGGCTGATCAGCCTGTGCGGTGCCGGCGGCAAAACCTCGACACTGTTCTGGCTGGCCAGGGTGTTGCAGCAGCGCGGCTTGAACGTGCTGCTGAGCACCACCACGCGCATGTATCTGCCGACAGCGGATCAGGTGACAAGGCTTCACTTCGGCCCCTGCCCCCCCGTGCCCGCCGGCGGCACTCAAGCCTGGTTTGCCGGCCACGACGCCAGCAGCGGCAAGGTGATCGGCCTGGCGCCGGCGCAACTGGACGAGCTCAGACTTCAGCGCCGGTTCGACGTGATTCTGGTCGAGGCTGATGGCGCTCACCAGAAACTGTTCAAGGTTCCGGCGCAGCACGAGCCCTGCATCCCGGCCGGCAGCGATGTGGTGATCTCGCTGCTGGGCTCGGCGCTGCTGGGTACAGCGCTGACGCCAGACCGGGTACATCGCTGGGACGCGTTGCAGAGCTTGACCGGCATCGTCCACGGCCAGCCGCTCGACTGGGCCTTGCTGGACGGCCTGCTGTCGCACCCGCAGGGGCTGTTCAAGGGCTGTCCCGACAAGGCGCGACGCATCTGGTTCGTCCATGGCGAACACCAGCACGAATCGGCCTGGCTGGCAGATCTGGCGCGACTGCTGAGCCGGCACCCGGCCCTGACGGCAATCTGGCAGGGCGCCGTGCGGGAAACACCCGCCATCCGCCATCTGCTCCTCCCTACTCCGGCACCTCAATCGCGTACTTCTTGA
- a CDS encoding nucleobase:cation symporter-2 family protein produces the protein MSDMPGGEIDLIFSLDDKPPFLQTLTGALTHLFAILVPMVAPALIVGGALGLSSSTTGYLVSMAMIASGIGTWLQVNRYGRVGSGLLSIQSVNFSFVTVMIALGSAMRKDGLHEDLIMSTLLGVSFVGAFLVAGASFVLPYLKRVITPTVSGVVVLMIGLSLIKVGMIDFAGGFASMGNGTFGSYQNLGLGLLVVVVVIAVNSSKRPMLRMSGIVVGMMTGYVAALALGLVDFSAMMNKPLITVPVPFRFGFHFDFHAFLVAGVIYLLSVLEAVGDITATAIVSHCPINDDNFTRRLSGGVLADGLVSVIASALGSLPLTTFAQNNGVIQMTGVASRHVGKFIAVILVLMGLFPAVGCFFTTIPQPVMGGATILMFGMISLAGIRIILSGPTGLDRRETLIVATALGLGLGISYQPDVFHALPPAIAMLMENPISAGGLIAIAMNLCLPRRDAVARPVAAASSQPVAKVSTEVIHG, from the coding sequence ATGTCTGACATGCCTGGCGGTGAGATTGACCTGATTTTTTCCCTTGATGACAAACCCCCGTTTCTGCAGACCCTGACCGGGGCCCTGACTCACCTGTTTGCGATTCTGGTACCCATGGTGGCGCCGGCACTGATTGTCGGCGGCGCGCTCGGGCTGTCGAGCAGCACGACCGGCTATCTGGTGTCGATGGCGATGATTGCCTCCGGCATCGGTACCTGGCTGCAGGTGAATCGGTATGGCCGCGTCGGCTCTGGCCTGTTGTCGATTCAATCAGTGAATTTCTCCTTTGTGACCGTGATGATTGCGCTGGGCAGCGCCATGCGCAAAGACGGCCTGCACGAAGACCTGATCATGTCGACCTTGCTCGGGGTGTCCTTTGTCGGCGCCTTCCTGGTGGCGGGCGCCTCATTCGTCCTGCCCTATCTGAAGCGCGTGATTACCCCGACGGTCAGCGGCGTGGTCGTGCTGATGATCGGCCTGAGCCTGATCAAAGTGGGCATGATCGACTTTGCCGGTGGCTTTGCCTCCATGGGCAACGGGACCTTCGGCAGCTATCAGAATCTTGGTCTGGGCCTGCTGGTCGTTGTGGTGGTGATCGCCGTCAACAGCAGCAAGCGTCCGATGCTGCGCATGAGCGGCATTGTGGTCGGCATGATGACCGGCTATGTGGCGGCGCTGGCGCTCGGCCTGGTGGACTTCTCGGCGATGATGAACAAGCCGCTGATCACGGTGCCGGTACCGTTCCGCTTCGGTTTTCACTTTGATTTTCATGCCTTCCTGGTGGCCGGCGTGATTTATCTGCTCAGCGTACTGGAAGCCGTCGGCGACATTACCGCGACCGCCATCGTGTCGCATTGCCCGATCAATGATGACAACTTCACGCGCCGTCTGTCGGGCGGTGTGCTGGCCGATGGTCTGGTCTCGGTGATTGCCTCGGCGCTCGGTTCGCTGCCGCTGACCACCTTCGCCCAGAATAATGGCGTGATCCAGATGACCGGGGTGGCCTCGCGCCATGTCGGCAAATTCATCGCCGTGATACTAGTACTGATGGGATTGTTCCCGGCTGTCGGCTGCTTCTTCACCACCATTCCGCAACCAGTGATGGGCGGGGCAACCATCCTGATGTTCGGCATGATCTCGCTGGCCGGTATCCGCATCATCCTGTCCGGTCCGACCGGGCTGGACCGGCGTGAAACCCTGATCGTGGCCACGGCACTCGGGCTGGGGCTCGGCATTTCCTACCAGCCGGATGTGTTCCACGCCTTGCCGCCGGCCATCGCCATGCTGATGGAAAACCCGATCAGCGCCGGCGGGCTGATCGCCATTGCCATGAACCTCTGCCTGCCGCGGCGCGATGCGGTTGCCCGTCCGGTTGCAGCGGCCAGCAGCCAGCCGGTCGCCAAGGTGTCGACCGAGGTGATCCACGGTTGA
- the yqeB gene encoding selenium-dependent molybdenum cofactor biosynthesis protein YqeB — translation MNLFAHAARLEQENRPFALAHIVESRGSTPRHSGQMLIEADGRTVGTIGGGMIERRVIEEAMLAIIARAPRMVHGRMTRTGEHAVGSDCGGAMSVYIEVFGQRPRLVLIGGGHVNRALAQAAAPLGYEIHVGDTFAGNLDAALFPAGTQLAHGETMSELLDRLPLEADAQVIIATNHQDKEALDKLIERPLAYLGLLASRRKTLTFIQTLREAGTPEACLQRLYAPIGYDIGAETPEEIAISILAHLLQVRHGAPGGLKQDGLRRHRLVVMRGSGDIASGVALRLHQAGMRVLMLDLARPTVIRRSVAFAQAMFDGETMVEGVQGKLAHSLPEAMSLLDKGIIPLLVDEHAECLEALKPDVLVDAILAKRNLGTRRDMAPCTIALGPGFEAGRDCDAVIETNRGHYLGRVIYQGAAAPNTGVPGNIEGFTSERVIRSPVAGVFRANVRLGELVQEGDIMAWVGEAPVPAPMAGMVRGLLHDDIAVPEGFKIGDIDPRGARADYTTVSDKARAIGGGVLEAILHLVTP, via the coding sequence ATGAATCTGTTTGCTCATGCAGCCAGGCTGGAACAGGAAAATCGTCCGTTTGCCCTGGCGCATATCGTAGAAAGTCGGGGCTCGACACCGCGCCACAGTGGTCAGATGCTGATCGAAGCCGATGGCAGGACGGTAGGCACCATTGGTGGCGGCATGATTGAGCGTCGCGTGATCGAAGAGGCCATGCTGGCCATCATCGCCCGTGCGCCACGCATGGTTCACGGCCGCATGACCCGTACCGGCGAACATGCCGTCGGCTCGGATTGCGGCGGGGCCATGTCGGTCTATATCGAGGTTTTCGGCCAGCGGCCGCGGCTGGTACTGATCGGCGGTGGTCACGTCAATCGCGCCCTGGCGCAGGCGGCTGCGCCATTGGGTTATGAGATTCATGTCGGCGATACCTTTGCCGGCAATCTGGATGCAGCGCTGTTTCCCGCCGGCACGCAGCTCGCCCATGGCGAGACCATGAGCGAATTGCTCGACCGCCTGCCGCTCGAGGCCGATGCCCAGGTCATCATTGCCACCAACCATCAGGACAAGGAAGCGCTGGATAAGCTGATTGAGCGTCCCCTGGCCTATCTTGGCCTGTTGGCCAGCCGGCGCAAGACGCTGACTTTCATCCAGACGCTGCGCGAAGCCGGTACCCCGGAGGCTTGCCTGCAACGCCTGTACGCGCCCATTGGCTATGACATTGGTGCAGAGACACCGGAAGAAATCGCCATCAGCATCCTGGCGCATCTGCTGCAGGTGCGGCATGGCGCTCCGGGCGGCCTCAAGCAGGATGGACTGCGCCGGCATCGCCTGGTGGTGATGCGTGGCTCGGGCGATATTGCCAGCGGTGTGGCGCTGCGCCTGCACCAGGCCGGCATGCGCGTGCTGATGCTGGATCTGGCCCGGCCGACCGTGATCCGGCGCAGTGTGGCCTTCGCCCAGGCCATGTTCGACGGCGAAACCATGGTGGAGGGCGTGCAGGGCAAGCTGGCCCACTCGCTGCCCGAGGCCATGAGCCTGCTCGACAAGGGCATCATCCCGCTGCTGGTCGACGAGCATGCCGAATGCCTCGAGGCGCTCAAGCCGGATGTGCTGGTCGACGCTATCCTGGCCAAACGCAATCTGGGTACCCGGCGTGACATGGCGCCCTGCACCATTGCCCTCGGACCGGGCTTCGAAGCCGGTCGTGACTGTGATGCCGTGATCGAAACCAACCGCGGCCACTACCTCGGCCGGGTGATCTACCAGGGCGCGGCGGCACCGAACACCGGCGTGCCGGGCAATATCGAAGGCTTTACCAGCGAGCGGGTCATCCGCTCTCCGGTGGCAGGGGTGTTCCGCGCCAATGTACGGCTGGGTGAGCTGGTCCAGGAGGGCGATATCATGGCCTGGGTGGGTGAGGCACCCGTACCGGCACCGATGGCCGGCATGGTGCGCGGTCTGCTGCACGACGATATTGCCGTACCCGAAGGTTTCAAGATCGGCGATATCGATCCGCGAGGAGCCCGGGCCGATTACACTACCGTTTCTGACAAGGCGCGAGCCATTGGTGGCGGTGTGCTGGAAGCCATTTTGCATCTTGTGACCCCCTGA